From one Esox lucius isolate fEsoLuc1 chromosome 11, fEsoLuc1.pri, whole genome shotgun sequence genomic stretch:
- the LOC117595290 gene encoding zinc finger MYM-type protein 1-like encodes MCNVHSTSGDAFENLVVALLEENDLKIKTIRSQGYDGAANMSGHYKGLQSRILRQNPKALYVHCQAHCLNLVLVESAKSNIFFVNYFNLVKKLYTFMANSSKRHSSFNDMQKRKHPDQRPLELKKLSDTRWACRESALKTLVKVLPSVMQFLEEMTQHDPPDSSAGDAMTLLKSIHFEFFLCLEITCPIFQVTAVASDALQQKVMDLAAAYSIVDGVLKRLAYSRTEEEFENIYKQATEKAASVDLDPPSEVPGQARRRKVPEKFKFSAYD; translated from the coding sequence ATGTGCAATGTGCATTCAACAAGTGGAGATGCTTTTGAAAATCTCGTCGTGGCTCTACTGGAAGAAAATGAcctgaaaataaaaaccatcCGGAGTCAAGGTTATGATGGGGCTGCAAACATGAGTGGGCACTATAAGGGACTGCAGTCCAGAATCCTCAGGCAAAATCCAAAGGCCTTGTATGTGCACTGTCAGGCACACTGCCTTAATCTGGTATTGGTAGAAAGTGCAAAGTCAAACATCTTTTTTGTCAACTATTTCAATCTAGTTAAAAAACTGTACACTTTTATGGCCAACTCATCAAAACGGCACTCCTCATTTAATGACATGCAGAAGAGGAAGCACCCCGATCAGCGTCCACTGGAGCTGAAGAAACTGTCAGATACTCGGTGGGCCTGTAGAGAGAGTGCACTTAAAACTCTGGTGAAGGTCCTCCCATCTGTCATGCAGTTCCTTGAGGAAATGACACAGCACGATCCCCCAGACTCCTCAGCTGGTGATGCAATGACCCTTctaaaaagcatacattttgaGTTCTTCTTGTGTTTAGAGATCACCTGTCCAATCTTCCAGGTGACTGCAGTTGCATCTGATGCATTGCAGCAGAAAGTCATggacctggctgcagcatacagcATTGTTGATGGAGTTTTAAAGAGGCTGGCCTACAGCAGAACAGAAGAAGAGTTTGAGAACATTTACAAACAGGCTACAGAGAAGGCTGCATCAGTGGACCTGGATCCTCCATCTGAGGTCCCTGGACAAGCAAGGAGGAGGAAAGTGCCAGAAAAGTTCAAGTTTTCTGCCTACGACTGA